The genomic interval GACCGGCGGCAGGGTTCGGTGTGTGGGTGATGCGGTCACGGTGGTGGTGTGAGTGCGCCCGCGGGCCGCGCCCGGAGGACGTCGGAAGACCGCGTCTCCCGCGAAACGGCGCGGGCGCGGCCGGTCAGCTGATGTACCAGTCGTAGACGGCGTTCTCCGGCGGATATCCGCGGTGCTCGCAGGTCCAGAATCCTCGTTCGACGCCGACGGACGGGGGCTGGGGAATCTGCTGTCCCTCATTTGCTTTGGTGCAGGGGATGGTGGGTTTGTCCGCTGGATGTAGCAGCGGGGCCACCGCGGCGGGTGCGGTGATCGCGCGGGTGCCGCCGGGTGTGTGCGCCGCGGCGGGGCCGGCCGCGCCGGAGATGAGCGCGACGAGTGCCGCGAGCGAGCCGATGGTAGCGATCACGGCGGAGCGTGGGTTCATGATGTTCTCCTGTTGTCGTGCGGACCGAGGTGTGGGCCGTGAGCGGCCGTGTCAGCAGTTGTCTTTCCCGGCTTGGACATGCGCTGTCTCGCCGTCGTGGACCTGGTGGTACACCGGGCCGTAGACGCAGAGCGCACGGGGCTGGAGGGCGGATTCGACGGTGACGAACGCGCGCATGTGCGGGCCGATGTAGAAGCCGTCGGTGTCTTTGAAACCGGGGCCGAGCGAGGACGAGGTGGCGCCGGCATCGAGCAGGGTCGCCTGCATGCCGTCTGGGTCCTTGGTGGTCGACCAGTGGTCCCAGATCAGGGTGGCGGTATCGGGGTGCTTCTGGGCGTAGGTGTTCCAGTCGTCGCTGCCGGGCATCGTGAGCGGGGGATTCTCGCTGTCGGGCAGTGGCCGGTCCCAGTTGTTGAAAACGCCGATCTTGACGGCGCTTTCGTTGATGACGACACCGCACGGCGCCGGATCGTCGAGCTGCAGGCAGTGGCCCGGCGGCCCGGCCGACGCCGGAGCCGCCAGGACGATCCCGGCGCCGACGACGGCGGCGAACGCGGTGACCCAATGGTGTGTGGCTGTACCCATGATCAGTGAAATCCCTTTCTGGCCAGCGGGTTCCGTCGCGCGAAACGAGGTGGGCGCGAGGAGTCGTCCCGGCAGTGAACCAGGAGATCGCGGGGACCGGTCCCGGACGACTGCGATTACGCTGCGCCCACCTCGGACAGCTGGCGGGCATAACCGGTGTGCCGGGGGCGCAGGTCGACAACCGAACTCGCGCAGTGGTTTTGCGCTGTCCCGAGACCGTCTCCGCGCGTTGTGGGCGGGCGCTACCGCCGGCCGCGACGTGCGCTGCGATCGCGCAGGCGTTGTTGCCCGGCCGACCAGGATTCATGCCGGGCGGTAGCGCAGGAGGACAGATTCTTCGTTGAGCGAGGGAGCAGATCGATGGCCGACGAGTTCGATCGGTTGCAGCGACAAGCACTGGAATCGTGGCGACACGCGATGCGCGCGTACCAGAAGCTGGTGGAGACGCCGTCGGCGAATCGGCTCGCCCGGCGGATGGCGGCACCTCGGTTCGGGAGAGCGGCCAGCGCCGGCGAATCGGTGCTGTTCCGGTTGATCTGCACCGACCTCGACGCCCCGGCGCCGCGCTGTGCCTACGGCGAAATCGCGATGCGCCGATCGGTCGTGGCGGCCGGCGTGACGGGCCGGATGATGTCGGAGGTCACTGTCAACGCGGCCCGAGCTGTGCTGTGGGCGTGGGACCGCCCGGAACTGACCACTCTGGACCCGGTGCGGATCATGGCGTTGGCGGACCAGGATCCGGTGAGATCGCCGTTCGCGTTGGCCGACGGAACAGTCACCGTGTTCACCGGAGCGCGCCGGGTGACACTGGCGGCGCAGGCACGGTTGTTCCTGGCCGAACGGCTGATATCAACGCAACTACGGATCAAATCCGATTCGATGACCACAAGGCATCTGGACGCGACACTGGCGGCCCGGGACAAGTTCTACAGTTCCGACGAGTGGCTGGTATGGCATTGCCGGCTGGAATCGTGCCGGGCGATGGCCGCTCTGCCCGAGGCCATGACCCTGGCCACCGAAGCCCTGCGCATCTACGAAATCCTTGCCGGCCTCGGCACCGAGGTCAGCGGCGAGGAGCTGGATCGGACACGCGCACGGTACGACGCGGTGGTCAGCCGGATACCGCTCGATCTGCGATAACCAGCGGCAGCTCCGGCGGGTCGTCGCCCCGCGTCATTCCCGCTCGGCGTTCTCATCAGCGCCTTGTCGTCGATCCAGGAATACAGACAGGTGATACACGTGTTGGAGATCGTGGGTAAATCGTAGAAAATTCGTGGAAGGCAGGGGTGGACCCCGAAGATGACCAGGTCAGCGGTGGGATAGGCTTTATCGGTCATGAAGTCGGCTTTCCCGGGTCCGGTCGGTGCGGTGCCCAAGACGGTCTACCTCGATCACGCGGCCACGACACCCATGTTCCCTGGCGCGGTCGAGGCGATGACGGCTGCCCTGCACAGCGCGGGTAACGCGTCGTCGCTGCACGGTTCCGGGCGGGCGGCGCGGCGGCAGCTGGAGGAGGCGCGCGAGTCGATCGCTGCGGACCTGGGCGCGCGGCCCTCGGAGGTCATCTTCACCTCCGGCGGGACGGAGAGCGACAACCTCGGCGTGAAGGGGATCTACCGGGCGCGACGCGACGCCGATCCGCGGCGGAGCCGCATTCTGGTCAGCGCCGTCGAACACCACGCGGTACTCGATGCCGTCGAGTGGCTGGAGCAGCACGAGGGCGCGCGGGTCACACTGCTGGAGGTCGACGGGACGGGCACGGTGTCGCCGCGCACGTTGCGCGCGGCACTGTCCGAGCACGCCGCCGAGACGGCGCTGGTCACCGTCATGTGGGCGAACAACGAAGTCGGCACCATCCAGCCGATCAACGAATTGTCCGCTGTCGCACAGGAATTCGACATCCCGATGCACAGCGACGCGGTGCAGGCCGCCGCGCAGCTGCCCATCGACTTCGGCGTCACTGGCCTGTCCGCGGCCAGTTTCGCGGGCCACAAGGTGGGCGGCCCGCACGGTATCGGCGTCCTGCTGCTGGGCCGGCAGGTGCCCTGCGTGCCGATGATCCACGGCGGCGGCCACGAACGCGACCTGCGGTCGGGCACCTCCGACGTGCCCGGAGCGCTCGGCCTGGCCGCGGCGCTGCGCGAGACCGCGCGTGGATTGCCCACGCGCACAGAGGAATTGGTGCGGCTGCGCGACGATCTGATCGCCGGGGTGCGGGCGGCGATTCCCGACGCCGTCCTCAACGGCCCGGAGGGTGTGCGCCGGTTGCCCGGCAACGTCCACTTCACTTTCCCGGGCTGTGAAGGTGATTCGCTGCTGATGCTGCTGGACGCCGCCGGGATCGAATGCTCCACGGGCTCGGCCTGCAATGCCGGGGTCGCCGCGCCCAGCCACGTGCTGCTGGCCATGGGGGTCGAGACTCGGCAGGCGCGCGGTTCGCTGCGATTCTCGTTGGGGCACACCACAACCGAATACGACATAGCGAGACTGCTGGAGGTGTTGCCGCCGGTGGTGGAGCGGGCCAAGGCGGCCGGACTGGCCGGTGCGAAAGGAGGTACGCGATGAGAGTGCTCGCAGCGATGAGCGGCGGTGTGGATTCCGCCGTGGCGGCCGCCCGCGCGGTCGAGGCCGGTCACGAGGTGGTCGGCGTGCACCTGGCGCTGTCGGCGACGCCCGGAACCCTGCGCACCGGGTCGCGCGGCTGCTGCTCCAAGGAGGATGCCGGCGACGCCCGGCGCGCCGCGGATGTGCTCGGAATCCCTTTCTACGTCTGGGATTTCGCCGACCGCTTCAAAGAAGACGTGATCGACGACTTCGTCGCCGCCTACGCCGCCGGTGAGACCCCCAACCCCTGCCTGCGGTGCAACGAGAAGATCAAGTTCTCCGCGCTGGCGGACCGGGCGGTGGCCCTCGGCTTCGACGCCGTCGCGACCGGCCACTACGCGCGACTCGAGAACGGCGTGCTGCGCCGGGCGGTCGATGCCGACAAGGATCAGTCCTACGTGCTGGCCGTGCTCACGGCCGAGCAGCTGAGCCGCGCCATGTTCCCGGTGGGCGACACCCCGAAGCCGCAGATCCGCGCCGAGGCCGCCGAGCGCGGTCTCGCCGTGGCCGACAAGCCCGACTCGCACGACATCTGCTTCATCCCCTCCGGCGACACCCGCGCGTTCCTGGGCGCCAAGATCGGTGTGCGGCCCGGCGCGATCGTCGATTCCGATGGCCGCAAGCTCGCCGAACACGAAGGGGTGCACGGCTTTACGATCGGCCAGCGCAAGGGGCTGGGACTGCCCGGGCCCGCGCCGGACGGCCGCCCGCGCTACGTCACCGAGATCGATCCCGATTCGGGTACCGTGCGCGTCGGCGGCGCCGAGGAGCTCGAGGTGTCCACGGTGCTGGCCGAGCGGCCGATCTGGACCTCCGGCGCCGCGCCGGACGGGCCGATCGAATGCGTGGCGCAGGTGCGCGCGCACGGCGGCACCGCGCCCGCGGTCGCGGAGGCGGTTGAGGGCGGGCTCGTGGTGCGGTTGCGGGAGCCGCTGACCGGGGTGGCCCGTGGCCAGGCCGTCGTGCTGTACCGCCCGGACGCGGCGGGTGACGAGGTGATCGGCAGCGGCACCATCAGCGGCACCGCCCGCGCCGAGGCCGATCTGGTGCGATCGGCGCCCGATTCGGCCCGCTGAGGGGCGTGCGCCGTAGGCTGTGGGTATCGCGTGCGGACGCGCGGTGAAGTCGACGTCCGCGGTCCGCGACGATTTCGCCGTGGCGACTCGCGGGTGTGGACATCACAATCGAACGAGCTGGATGGTGCACGTGACGTCGGGTGAACAAGTAGTGCTGCGAGGCGGCATCGCGACCGGTGTCGGGTCCTGGCCCGGCACGGACGTGCGCGAGGCGGCGGCGACCATCGTCGGTGAACTCGGCAGCCTGCCGCACCTGGTCGAATTGCCCGGCCGCGGAGTAGGTTCCGACCTGATCGGGCGAGCCTCGGCGCTGCTGGTGGATATGCAGTTCGAGACCTCGACGCGCGCCTACCGGATCGCGCCGCGGCCCGGCTCGGTCTCGCGGCGCGCGTTCGATCTGCTGCGCACCGATCTGGACGCGCTCGAAGAGGCTTGGGAGACAGCGGGTCCGGCGGGGACGGGCCGGTCGGTGAAGGTGCAGGCGCCGGGCCCGCTGACGCTGGCCGCGCAGGTCGAGCTCGCCAATGGGCATCGGGTGCTCACCGATCCCGGTGCGGTGCGCGATCTTTCGGCCTCGCTGGCCGAGGGCCTGGCCGAGCACGCCGCCGAGGTCGGCAAGCGGCTCGGCGCGAATGTCGTGGTGCAGCTGGACGAACCGTCGCTGACCGCGGTGCTCGACGGCTCCATCCGGGGGGCGAGCGTGCTGCACACGGTGCGTGCGGTGCCGGAGCCCGAAGCCCTGGACATCCTCGACACCGTCGTGACCGCGCCGGGCGTGCCGGTCCTCGTGCACACGTGCGCCGAACCGCCCGCGCTCGGTCTGTTGCGCCGAAGTTCGGCCGCCGCGATCGGTTTCGATATCGCCACGATCGGCTCCCGCGATCTCGACGGTGTCGGTGAGCTCCTCGACTCCGGCAAGTTCCTGGCCCTCGGACTGGTGCCGACCACCGCCCCGACCGGCCGGGTCACCTGGCGGGAGACGGCGGAGCCCGGCGTCCGGCTGATCGACCGCCTCGGCTTCCCCCGGCGTCTGCTGCGCGAGCGCGTCCTCGTCACGCCCGCTTGCGGCCTGGCGGGCGCCTCGCTGACCTGGGCCCGCCGCGCTCTCGAACTGGCCACCGAGACCGCCCGGGTCTTCGCCCAGGAGCCGGAGTCGATCAGTTTCGAGTGACCGGCCGTCAGCCGCCGAAGTAGGGGCGGGCGCCCGGGTGACCCAGCTGCCAGTTCTGCGGTTTGCCCGGCGGATATTCGACCGGGATCTGATCGCCGGGGGAGGGCCACTGGTTCACGTCCCAGGCGAATCGGCCGTACACCGTCTCTCCGCCGACCGACGGCCCCGAAATCGTGCCGGTGATGGTCACGTACTGATTCCCCTGCGCGGCAGGCCGCGGACTGACCCCGGTCACGTGCAGTGTCCCCACCTCGGGCTGCGGGCGATTCCACCCCGAGCCGCCCCGAGCCGCGCCGCCGCCCCGACCGCGCCGATACGCCATGACCAGCGCCACGAGCACCACGACAGCGGTCACCAGGAACGCGATCTCCACCATGCCACCATGCTATGCGGGCATCGGTGCGTGCTCAGAGTGTGGTGAGTTCGGTGGCGCCCTGCGAGGTGCGGCGGAGTTGCCAGACGGTGGTGCGGCGGGTTTGGGAGCGGCCGTTGCCACGGTCGACCAGGGTGCGGTTGCGGGTGGTGAAGATCAGCTGGGCGCCGCGGGAGTTGGTCTCGGGGTTCTGGAACAGCTGGATCAGCCGGTCGGCCGCGTCGCCGGTGAGGTGGGTGTCGATGTCGTCGACGGCCAGCACCCGGCCGGTGTCCAGGGCGTCCAGCATGGGCGGGAGCAGGCGCAGCAGGGCCAGGGTCGCCGTGGACTCGTCGGCGATGTCGAACGTGGCGTCGATGCCCTCGTGCACCAGGCCCAGGCCGACGCCGCGGCGGGCCACCATGCGCGAATAGAGGGTGTCGCGGGCCGCGCGCAGGTTGCTCAGTTCGCGTTCGAGTCCGGTCGGGGTGAGTCCGTGGGTCTGCTGCAATTGCTCGGCGCGGGCCGGGGAGGCCAGGCAGGCGTCGAGTTCGCTTGCCGCGCCGGCGATGTCGCTGTCCAGATCGCGCAGATAGTCGGCGTACAGCGGGTCGTTCTCGGCGATCAACAGGTCCTCGATGCCGAGATCGGCCGACCGCAGCAGCGTGAGCAGGCGCGCGGCGTTGTCCGCGGAGCGAGAGATGTGGCTGCCGAGCTGGTGCGCGATGGTCTGCGTATCCTGTTGCCCGCGTTGCACATCCAGCTGCGCGGCGAACCAGCGGTACGCCGGGACGAGCGCCTCGGCGTACATCTGCCCGGTCAGGCTGAGCAGCAACGCATTCGGGCGTACCAGGGGCACCAGCGCGCCGATGCCGTAGCGCACCGGCTCGAACAGCGGTCCGATGCGCACGTCGGCGCCCTCGCGCTCGAAGACGACGCGCTTGCGGTTGAGCGGGTGGCTGTGCAACCACTCGGCGGTGACATCGGCGTTGTCGAGGCGGAAACCGTAGGTGTAGGGCACCCCCTCGGCCACGAAGGTGGCGACGAATTCCGAAGGGCGGTCGGCGAATCCGAGATGCGGCCGCCGCACCGGACCGGCGTAGGGATCCCAGCCGGTGACGGAGTTCAGCACCGCGTCGCGCATGTGGCCCAGCGCGTCGACGAGGCTGGACTTGCCGGTCGCCGCGGTGCCGTGCACGGCGGTCACGGGTGCGGGCAGCGCCCCCGCCCGGCTGCCGACCAGCCGCAGCTCCTGCGTCTCGGCCAGTGATCTGTGGTTCGTCACCTGAAAACTGCGCAACACCCGTGCCATCCTGCCGCCCGCCCCGCCGGTCCGCGACATCGGCATTGACATGCAACCAAATGGATGCCTATTGTGGAAAGGCATCCAAATGGTTGCCTATGGAGGTGGCGGAGTGGACGAGGTGTTCAAGGCGCTGGCCGATCCCAGTCGGCGCCTGCTGCTGGACAGCCTGAACGCGGACAACGGTCAGACGCTCCGGCAGCTGTGCGCCGGACTGGACATGACCCGCCAGGCGGTCAGCAAGCACCTGGCCGTACTCGAATCGGCGAATCTGGTCACGACTCGCCGCCGCGGCCGGGAAAAGCTGCACTACCTCAACGCCGAACCCGTCAACGCCATCGCCGACCGCTGGATCAACCGCTACGACCGAGGGCGCGTCACCGCGCTGGCCGACCTGAAAACCGCACTGGAGGGCACAACCATGGCCGAGGAATTCGTCTACACCACCTACATCAAGACAACGGACCGCAAACTGTGGCAGGCGCTCACCGACCCCACCTTCACCAAGCGGTACTGGGGCGCCTCCTTCGACACCGACTGGCAGCCGGGCTCACCCATGACCTGGTATGAAAAGGATTGGAAGAGCAGCGATCCCGAACAGGTAGTGCTGGCAGCCGAGCCCTACCGCAAACTCTCCTACACCTGGCACACCATGAGCCTCGAACACGCGGACCAGTTCGGTATCGACCACGAGACGGCCCAGAAATGGATGAGCGAGCCGCGTTCCAAGGTGACGTTCGAAATCGAGCCCATGGGCGAAGTCGTGAAACTCACTGTCGTACACGACGGTTTCGAAACGGGCAGCACACTGCTCGAGGCATTCAGCGGCGGGTGGCCCAGCATCCTGGCCAACCTGAAGACGCTCCTGGAAACCGGCGAGGTGCTGCAGTTCGAGTGAGCCGCCGGCCTGCGGCTGATTCGCGGCGGTGTGGCGACTTACCGTGCCGAACGGCTGGGAAAATCGGGCTCGGCTCCAATAGATTGGCTGTCGTGAGCGATGGTCTGCGGTTTGTTTCCACGGTGGCGGAACTCGATGCGCTGCCGCTGATGTCGGTGATCATGGCTGCCCGCCCCGCACGTGCGGTTTATCAGAAATGGATAGGTCAGCAGAGTGGGGCGCCGAGTTGGGTTCGGACCATGAGTAGTGATCGCTACAGCTCCGAGGAGTTGGCGGTCGGGCCGTTTCCGCTGTCGGCGCCGCAGCGGTTCTGGTTCGTGGTGCTCTACGACCCGTCCGAGCACGGCCATCCGAACGACTGGGAGACGGCCGAGTCGGTGACGCCCGCGCCCTGATATCGAGTCAGTTCCGTACCGTCGTCACCGACTCAGGGCAGCATGCCGTAGACGCGGGTGGGGGTGATGCGGGCCAGGACGCGGCGTTCGGTGACCATGGCACGGCGATAGTCGTCCCAGTCCGGGTGTTCGCCGCTCGCCGCGCGGTAGTAGTCGACCAGATCCTCGACGGCCGCGTCGTGGGGATCGGCGGCGACCGCCGTCAGCTGCACGTCGCCCTCGACGACCGCGTAGGCCCAGAAATCGTCGCTGGTCACGTGGATCGCGGCCCAGGGCTCGCGGCGCAGGTTGACGTACTTCGCGCGGTCGGCGGTGATCGAGATCCGGATGACATCGTCGTCGCCCACCAGGTGCAGCACATTGGACTGCTGCGGGCGGCCGTTGCGGCGGATGGTGGTCAGCACCGACCTGCGGTGGGTGCGAGCGAAGTCGAGTGCCTTGCCGAGTTCCATCTGGCCTCCAGATCGCGGTGTCCGTGCGGTCACCGGTAGGGCTCGATCATCTACCGTCGCGCCCGGGATGTCGACACGGTCGCGGCCGGTGACCCGCGGACCACCCCGGCAACGGCTGCGACGTGCCCGAATGTGCCGTAGGGGTGTCGGTGGACTCCGCTAATCTGCGTGCTGTGAGCGAATCCGGGATCGAGAGCAGCGAAGCGACAGCGGACGAGCGTACGCAGTGGCAGCGGCTGGCGGAGGAGGTGCGCGAGCACCAGTTCCGCTACTACGTGCGCGACGCGCCGATCATCTCCGACGGCGAGTTCGACGCGCTGTTCCAGCGGCTGCTGGCGCTGGAAGAGGCCCACCCGGACCTGCGCACGCCGGACTCGCCGACGCAGCTGGTCGGCGGCGGCTTCGCCACCGAGTTCACCGCGGTCGACCACCTCGAGCGAATGTTGTCGCTGGACAACGTCTTCGACGAGGAGGAGATGCGGGTGTGGGTGAGCCGGGTGGAGGCGGAGACCGGCCCCGACATCCACTACGTGTGCGAGGTGAAGATCGACGGCGTCGCGCTCAATCTCGTCTACGAGGACGGGCGGCTGACCCGGGCGGCCACCCGCGGCGACGGCCGCACCGGTGAGGACGTCACGCTCAACGCCCGCACCATCGACGACATCCCGGTCCGGCTCGCCGCGAATGACGAATTCCCGATACCGAAACTGCTCGAGGTGCGTGGCGAGGTCTATTTCCGGCTGTCGGATTTCGAGACCCTCAACGCCGCCATCGTCGCCGAGGGCAAGCCGCCCTACGCCAATCCGCGCAACACCGCCGCCGGTTCGCTGCGCCAGAAGGACCCGGCGGTGACGGCGCGCCGGCGGCTGCGGATGATCTGCCACGGCTTCGGCCGCATGCAGGGTTTCACCCCGGCCTCCCAGTACGAGGCCTATCGCGCGCTGGCGGCGTGGGGCCTGCCGGTGTCGTCGCACACGGTCCGGGTGCGGGGCGCCGACGCGGTGGTCGAGCGCATCAGGTACTGGGGCGAGCACCGCCACGACATCGAGCACGAGATCGACGGCCAGGTGGTCAAGGTCGACGAGATGGTGCTGCAGCGCCGCCTCGGCTCCACCTCCCGCGCCCCGCGCTGGGCGATCGCCTACAAGTACCCGCCCGAGGAGGTCACCACCAAACTGCGCGATATCCAGGTCAATGTCGGCCGCACCGGTCGGGTCACGCCGTTCGCGGTGATGGAGCCCGTCACCGTGGCCGGGTCCACGGTGTCGATGGCCACGCTGCACAACGCCGCCGAGGTGCAGCGCAAGGGCGTGCTGATCGGCGACACGGTCACCATCCGCAAGGCGGGCGACGTAATCCCCGAGGTGCTGGGCCCGGTGGTCGACGTGCGCGACGGCTCCGAACGCGAATTCGTGATGCCCACGCACTGCCCGGAGTGCGGCACCGAACTGGCGCCGGAGAAGGAGAGCGACGCCGACATCCGCTGCCCCAACCAGCGGTACTGCCCGGCACAGTTGCGCGAGCGGGTATTTCACATGGCCGGGCGCGGTGCGTTCGACATCGAGGCGCTCGGTTACGAGGCCGCCGTCGACCTGCTGAAGTCGGGCGTGATCGCCGACGAGGGCGACCTGTTCGACCTCGACGAGGAAAAGCTGCTCACCACAACGCTTTTCGTCAACAAGAACGGCAGCCTGTCGGCCAACGGCAAGCGGTTGCTGCAGAACCTGGACAGCGCCAAGGACCGTCCGCTGTGGCGGGTGCTGGTCGCGCTGTCGATCCGCCACGTCGGCCCGACCGCGGCCCGCGCGCTCGCCGCCGAACTCGGCAGCATGGACCGCATCGAGAACGCGACACTCGAGGAGTTGTCCGCGGTCGACGGCGTAGGCCCCACCATCGCGGTCGCGGTGAAGGAATGGTTCGCCGTCGACTGGCACCGCGCCATCGTGGCGAAGTGGGACGCCGCCGGCGTGCGGATGGCCGACGAACGCGACGAATCCA from Nocardia wallacei carries:
- a CDS encoding cysteine desulfurase family protein translates to MKSAFPGPVGAVPKTVYLDHAATTPMFPGAVEAMTAALHSAGNASSLHGSGRAARRQLEEARESIAADLGARPSEVIFTSGGTESDNLGVKGIYRARRDADPRRSRILVSAVEHHAVLDAVEWLEQHEGARVTLLEVDGTGTVSPRTLRAALSEHAAETALVTVMWANNEVGTIQPINELSAVAQEFDIPMHSDAVQAAAQLPIDFGVTGLSAASFAGHKVGGPHGIGVLLLGRQVPCVPMIHGGGHERDLRSGTSDVPGALGLAAALRETARGLPTRTEELVRLRDDLIAGVRAAIPDAVLNGPEGVRRLPGNVHFTFPGCEGDSLLMLLDAAGIECSTGSACNAGVAAPSHVLLAMGVETRQARGSLRFSLGHTTTEYDIARLLEVLPPVVERAKAAGLAGAKGGTR
- the mnmA gene encoding tRNA 2-thiouridine(34) synthase MnmA; amino-acid sequence: MRVLAAMSGGVDSAVAAARAVEAGHEVVGVHLALSATPGTLRTGSRGCCSKEDAGDARRAADVLGIPFYVWDFADRFKEDVIDDFVAAYAAGETPNPCLRCNEKIKFSALADRAVALGFDAVATGHYARLENGVLRRAVDADKDQSYVLAVLTAEQLSRAMFPVGDTPKPQIRAEAAERGLAVADKPDSHDICFIPSGDTRAFLGAKIGVRPGAIVDSDGRKLAEHEGVHGFTIGQRKGLGLPGPAPDGRPRYVTEIDPDSGTVRVGGAEELEVSTVLAERPIWTSGAAPDGPIECVAQVRAHGGTAPAVAEAVEGGLVVRLREPLTGVARGQAVVLYRPDAAGDEVIGSGTISGTARAEADLVRSAPDSAR
- a CDS encoding methionine synthase, whose product is MVHVTSGEQVVLRGGIATGVGSWPGTDVREAAATIVGELGSLPHLVELPGRGVGSDLIGRASALLVDMQFETSTRAYRIAPRPGSVSRRAFDLLRTDLDALEEAWETAGPAGTGRSVKVQAPGPLTLAAQVELANGHRVLTDPGAVRDLSASLAEGLAEHAAEVGKRLGANVVVQLDEPSLTAVLDGSIRGASVLHTVRAVPEPEALDILDTVVTAPGVPVLVHTCAEPPALGLLRRSSAAAIGFDIATIGSRDLDGVGELLDSGKFLALGLVPTTAPTGRVTWRETAEPGVRLIDRLGFPRRLLRERVLVTPACGLAGASLTWARRALELATETARVFAQEPESISFE
- a CDS encoding AAA family ATPase, which encodes MSMPMSRTGGAGGRMARVLRSFQVTNHRSLAETQELRLVGSRAGALPAPVTAVHGTAATGKSSLVDALGHMRDAVLNSVTGWDPYAGPVRRPHLGFADRPSEFVATFVAEGVPYTYGFRLDNADVTAEWLHSHPLNRKRVVFEREGADVRIGPLFEPVRYGIGALVPLVRPNALLLSLTGQMYAEALVPAYRWFAAQLDVQRGQQDTQTIAHQLGSHISRSADNAARLLTLLRSADLGIEDLLIAENDPLYADYLRDLDSDIAGAASELDACLASPARAEQLQQTHGLTPTGLERELSNLRAARDTLYSRMVARRGVGLGLVHEGIDATFDIADESTATLALLRLLPPMLDALDTGRVLAVDDIDTHLTGDAADRLIQLFQNPETNSRGAQLIFTTRNRTLVDRGNGRSQTRRTTVWQLRRTSQGATELTTL
- a CDS encoding ArsR/SmtB family transcription factor translates to MDEVFKALADPSRRLLLDSLNADNGQTLRQLCAGLDMTRQAVSKHLAVLESANLVTTRRRGREKLHYLNAEPVNAIADRWINRYDRGRVTALADLKTALEGTTMAEEFVYTTYIKTTDRKLWQALTDPTFTKRYWGASFDTDWQPGSPMTWYEKDWKSSDPEQVVLAAEPYRKLSYTWHTMSLEHADQFGIDHETAQKWMSEPRSKVTFEIEPMGEVVKLTVVHDGFETGSTLLEAFSGGWPSILANLKTLLETGEVLQFE
- a CDS encoding PPOX class F420-dependent oxidoreductase codes for the protein MELGKALDFARTHRRSVLTTIRRNGRPQQSNVLHLVGDDDVIRISITADRAKYVNLRREPWAAIHVTSDDFWAYAVVEGDVQLTAVAADPHDAAVEDLVDYYRAASGEHPDWDDYRRAMVTERRVLARITPTRVYGMLP
- the ligA gene encoding NAD-dependent DNA ligase LigA, which produces MSESGIESSEATADERTQWQRLAEEVREHQFRYYVRDAPIISDGEFDALFQRLLALEEAHPDLRTPDSPTQLVGGGFATEFTAVDHLERMLSLDNVFDEEEMRVWVSRVEAETGPDIHYVCEVKIDGVALNLVYEDGRLTRAATRGDGRTGEDVTLNARTIDDIPVRLAANDEFPIPKLLEVRGEVYFRLSDFETLNAAIVAEGKPPYANPRNTAAGSLRQKDPAVTARRRLRMICHGFGRMQGFTPASQYEAYRALAAWGLPVSSHTVRVRGADAVVERIRYWGEHRHDIEHEIDGQVVKVDEMVLQRRLGSTSRAPRWAIAYKYPPEEVTTKLRDIQVNVGRTGRVTPFAVMEPVTVAGSTVSMATLHNAAEVQRKGVLIGDTVTIRKAGDVIPEVLGPVVDVRDGSEREFVMPTHCPECGTELAPEKESDADIRCPNQRYCPAQLRERVFHMAGRGAFDIEALGYEAAVDLLKSGVIADEGDLFDLDEEKLLTTTLFVNKNGSLSANGKRLLQNLDSAKDRPLWRVLVALSIRHVGPTAARALAAELGSMDRIENATLEELSAVDGVGPTIAVAVKEWFAVDWHRAIVAKWDAAGVRMADERDESIERTLEGLSIVVTGSLQTLSRDEAKEAILVRGGKAAGSVSKKTAYVVIGDAPGSKAAKAEELGVPILDEDGFRRLLEGGPSALE